A window of Xylophilus sp. GW821-FHT01B05 contains these coding sequences:
- a CDS encoding LysR family transcriptional regulator, with the protein MNTRFVETFVLLARIGSVRRVAEVMHATPGAISMRLRTLEEELGVPLFNYDRKSMSLTEDGARLVQYAEAVLETTRKMERAARSNGEIGGRIRVGIMETVVHTCLPDLMKLMRSALPSVEVDLQVDLTMHLAEQLMAGHLDLVLRVASNEHPAHVTVQDMMVLPVHWIARRGLLPKRDLLPNVLQQQLLTQVRGTQPYLDAMNHIQQLASKQGVAFSDLRVSGSPSIAALLALVREGIGVALVPGLFVKDQIERGDLVELALPPPPPFRMAMWHTWNASPAVLRTAEVFRRACHHYCQRHDTRWVSLIGD; encoded by the coding sequence ATGAATACCCGCTTCGTTGAGACCTTCGTCCTGCTCGCGCGCATAGGCAGCGTGCGCCGCGTGGCGGAGGTGATGCACGCAACGCCTGGAGCCATCTCCATGCGGCTGCGCACTTTGGAAGAGGAGCTGGGTGTACCGCTATTCAATTACGACCGCAAGAGCATGAGCCTGACCGAGGACGGCGCGCGGCTGGTCCAGTATGCAGAGGCGGTGCTGGAGACCACGCGCAAGATGGAGCGCGCCGCGCGCAGCAATGGCGAGATCGGCGGGCGCATCCGCGTGGGCATCATGGAAACCGTGGTGCACACCTGCCTGCCGGACCTGATGAAGCTGATGCGCTCGGCCCTGCCCTCGGTCGAGGTGGACCTGCAGGTGGACCTGACCATGCACCTGGCCGAGCAACTGATGGCCGGCCACCTGGACCTGGTGCTGCGCGTGGCCAGCAACGAGCACCCGGCCCATGTCACGGTGCAGGACATGATGGTGCTGCCGGTGCACTGGATTGCCCGGCGCGGGCTGCTGCCCAAGCGCGACCTGCTGCCCAATGTGCTGCAGCAGCAGTTGCTGACGCAGGTGCGCGGCACCCAGCCCTACCTCGACGCCATGAACCATATCCAGCAACTGGCCAGCAAGCAGGGCGTGGCCTTCAGCGACCTGCGGGTATCGGGCTCGCCCTCGATTGCCGCGCTGCTGGCGCTGGTGCGCGAAGGCATAGGCGTGGCCCTGGTGCCCGGCCTGTTCGTCAAGGACCAGATCGAGCGCGGCGACCTGGTGGAGCTGGCGCTGCCACCGCCACCGCCCTTCAGGATGGCCATGTGGCACACCTGGAACGCCAGCCCCGCAGTACTGCGCACGGCCGAGGTGTTCCGGCGCGCCTGTCACCACTACTGCCAGCGCCACGATACGCGCTGGGTATCGCTGATAGGGGACTAA
- a CDS encoding biotin carboxylase N-terminal domain-containing protein, whose translation MFNRILIANRGEIACRVIRACQQLGIQTIAVHSEADAHALHVALADVAVPIGPSPAAQSYLDTAKVLQAAREHGANAIHPGYGFLSENAGFAQAVRDAGMAWIGPDPQTITAMGDKARARQLAVDSGVPVLPGSDRLRPGEPAAWAAAAEQVGYPLLVKAVGGGGGIGMKRVDSAEALQATIESAQALAQKAFSQPEVYLERYVARARHIEIQVFGYGNGEAVHLFERECSVQRRFQKIIEETPAPHLPESVRAAMAEAAVALARHQRYAGAGTVEFIVDAQTHAFFFLEMNTRIQVEHAVTESVTGWDLVQAQIQLAAGVLAPVAQASIRSSGAAIECRLYAENPLKHFMPSPGTLTRLRLPAASAQLRVDCGVREGDAVTPFYDPMIAKLIAHGPDRAAAIATLQQALHTLEIDGIRHNAVFLQAVLAHPDFAAGTVDTGFVDRERAALLQAMAEPKAVAP comes from the coding sequence GTGTTCAACAGAATCCTGATCGCCAACCGCGGAGAGATTGCCTGCCGCGTCATCCGCGCCTGCCAGCAACTCGGCATCCAGACCATTGCCGTTCACTCCGAGGCCGACGCCCACGCGCTGCATGTGGCGCTGGCCGATGTGGCCGTGCCCATCGGGCCCTCCCCCGCCGCGCAAAGCTACCTCGATACGGCCAAGGTGTTGCAGGCGGCGCGCGAACACGGCGCCAATGCGATCCATCCCGGCTACGGCTTTCTGTCAGAGAACGCGGGCTTTGCCCAGGCGGTGCGCGACGCCGGCATGGCCTGGATCGGGCCCGATCCGCAGACCATCACCGCCATGGGCGACAAGGCGCGCGCACGCCAGCTGGCGGTGGACAGCGGCGTGCCGGTGCTGCCCGGCAGCGACCGGCTGCGCCCGGGCGAGCCCGCCGCCTGGGCCGCTGCGGCAGAACAGGTCGGCTACCCGCTGCTGGTGAAGGCCGTGGGCGGCGGTGGCGGCATTGGCATGAAGCGCGTGGACAGCGCAGAAGCACTGCAGGCCACCATTGAATCCGCCCAGGCGCTGGCGCAAAAGGCCTTCAGCCAGCCCGAGGTCTACCTGGAGCGCTACGTGGCGCGTGCGCGCCATATCGAGATCCAGGTGTTTGGCTACGGCAACGGCGAGGCGGTGCATTTGTTCGAGCGCGAATGCTCGGTGCAGCGGCGCTTCCAGAAGATCATCGAGGAAACCCCGGCACCGCACCTGCCCGAGAGCGTGCGCGCCGCCATGGCCGAGGCCGCCGTGGCGCTGGCCCGGCACCAGCGCTATGCCGGCGCCGGCACGGTGGAATTCATCGTCGACGCGCAAACGCACGCCTTCTTCTTCCTGGAGATGAACACCCGCATCCAGGTCGAGCACGCAGTGACCGAATCGGTTACCGGCTGGGACCTGGTGCAGGCGCAGATCCAGTTGGCTGCAGGCGTGCTGGCGCCGGTGGCGCAGGCCAGCATCCGCAGCAGCGGCGCGGCCATCGAGTGCCGCCTGTATGCAGAGAACCCGCTGAAGCATTTCATGCCCTCGCCCGGCACCCTGACACGGTTGCGCTTGCCTGCGGCCAGCGCGCAACTGCGGGTGGATTGCGGCGTGCGTGAAGGCGATGCGGTCACGCCCTTCTACGACCCGATGATTGCCAAGCTGATCGCCCACGGACCAGACCGGGCCGCCGCCATCGCCACGCTGCAACAGGCGCTGCACACGCTGGAGATCGACGGCATTCGCCACAACGCGGTGTTTTTGCAAGCCGTGCTGGCGCATCCCGACTTTGCGGCCGGCACGGTGGACACCGGCTTTGTCGACCGCGAACGCGCCGCGCTGCTGCAGGCCATGGCCGAGCCAAAGGCTGTCGCCCCATGA
- a CDS encoding ABC transporter substrate-binding protein gives MKRRQVLLGASATIALQGAWTQALAQGKEVVIGAIYPLTGSSAQVGIDAKQAFETALDIINNASPLDLPTAKNAGLAGLGGAKVRVVYADHQADPQKGRAEAERLITQEGVCAIVGCYHSSVSTTVSATCERYGVPFVCADSSSPSLNRRNLKFFFRTAAHDEMFSEAMFDFMDALKAKGQKIGSVGLFYEDTIFGADSSSVQRKLATDRGYKIACDIKYRNNSPSLTAEVQQIKNANPDVLMPSSYTTDAILLTNTMASLGYKPHNIMAQAAGFVEKPALDAVGDKLEGMISRASFSVDMGDKRPSAKAVNAAFKAKAGRDLNDQTSRQFSALMVLADAIDRAGSTDGTKVRDALVATDIPGEKTIMPWSRVKFDATGQNTFASPVLIQFKKGSFVTVFPFAVATAKLVWPMNA, from the coding sequence ATGAAACGTAGACAGGTTCTTCTTGGTGCCAGTGCCACGATCGCGTTGCAAGGCGCATGGACGCAAGCCCTGGCACAGGGCAAGGAAGTCGTGATCGGCGCGATCTACCCGCTGACCGGTTCGAGCGCGCAGGTGGGTATCGACGCCAAGCAGGCCTTCGAGACCGCGCTGGACATCATCAACAACGCCAGCCCGCTGGACCTGCCAACGGCCAAGAACGCTGGCTTGGCCGGCCTGGGCGGCGCCAAGGTGCGCGTGGTCTATGCCGACCACCAGGCCGACCCGCAGAAGGGCCGCGCCGAGGCCGAGCGCCTGATCACGCAAGAAGGCGTCTGCGCCATCGTGGGCTGCTACCACTCGTCGGTCTCGACCACGGTCAGCGCCACCTGCGAACGCTACGGCGTGCCTTTTGTCTGCGCGGATTCGTCCTCGCCCAGCCTGAACCGGCGCAACCTGAAGTTCTTCTTCCGCACGGCGGCGCACGACGAGATGTTCTCCGAGGCCATGTTCGACTTCATGGATGCGCTCAAGGCCAAGGGCCAGAAGATCGGCAGCGTCGGCCTGTTCTACGAAGACACCATCTTTGGCGCTGATTCGTCCAGCGTGCAGCGCAAGCTGGCCACCGATCGCGGCTACAAGATCGCCTGCGACATCAAGTACCGCAACAACTCGCCTTCGCTCACGGCCGAGGTGCAGCAGATCAAGAACGCCAACCCCGACGTGCTGATGCCATCGAGCTACACCACCGATGCGATCCTGCTGACCAACACCATGGCCTCGCTGGGCTACAAGCCGCACAACATCATGGCGCAGGCCGCCGGCTTCGTGGAGAAGCCCGCGCTCGACGCCGTGGGCGACAAGCTCGAAGGCATGATCTCGCGCGCCAGCTTCTCGGTCGACATGGGCGACAAGCGGCCTTCGGCCAAGGCCGTCAATGCGGCCTTCAAGGCCAAGGCCGGCCGCGACCTGAACGACCAGACCTCGCGCCAGTTCAGCGCCCTGATGGTGCTGGCCGACGCCATCGACCGCGCCGGCTCGACCGACGGCACCAAGGTGCGCGATGCCTTGGTGGCCACCGACATCCCGGGCGAAAAAACCATCATGCCCTGGTCGCGCGTGAAGTTCGACGCCACCGGCCAGAACACCTTCGCCAGCCCGGTGCTGATCCAGTTCAAGAAGGGCAGCTTTGTCACCGTCTTCCCGTTCGCCGTTGCCACCGCCAAGCTGGTGTGGCCGATGAACGCCTGA
- a CDS encoding putative hydro-lyase yields the protein MTVLQPAEFRNRVRTGQFTSQTAGQCPGYTQGNLAILPRDYAEEFLRFCRLNPKPCPVIGVTEVGDPSVPELGEGIDLRTDVPGYCVFRDGELVEEVADLRALWRDDLVGFVIGCSLSFEEALMEGGLPVRHIEQGSTVPMYNTSNANRPAGRFGGNGVVSMRPMTAAQAIRAVQITSRFPGVHGAPVHLGDPAQIGIADIDSPDYGERAEIRPGEIPVFWACGVTPQQAIRSARPPFAITHKPGHMLVTDVRNSHLAVL from the coding sequence ATGACAGTCCTTCAACCTGCAGAATTTCGCAACAGGGTTCGTACGGGGCAGTTCACCTCCCAGACCGCCGGCCAGTGCCCGGGTTACACCCAAGGCAACCTGGCCATCCTGCCGCGTGACTATGCGGAGGAGTTCCTGCGTTTCTGCCGGCTCAATCCCAAGCCCTGCCCGGTGATCGGTGTGACCGAGGTGGGCGACCCCTCGGTGCCTGAACTAGGCGAAGGCATAGACCTGCGCACCGACGTCCCGGGCTACTGCGTGTTCCGCGATGGCGAGCTGGTGGAAGAAGTGGCAGATCTGCGCGCACTCTGGCGCGACGACCTGGTGGGCTTTGTGATCGGCTGCTCGCTGTCGTTCGAAGAGGCGTTGATGGAAGGCGGCCTGCCGGTGCGCCACATCGAGCAGGGCAGCACCGTGCCCATGTACAACACCAGCAACGCCAACCGGCCCGCCGGGCGCTTTGGCGGCAACGGCGTGGTCAGCATGCGGCCCATGACTGCGGCGCAGGCGATCCGCGCGGTGCAGATCACTTCGCGTTTCCCCGGGGTGCACGGCGCGCCGGTGCACCTGGGCGACCCCGCGCAGATCGGCATTGCCGACATCGACAGCCCTGACTACGGCGAGCGCGCCGAGATCCGCCCGGGCGAGATCCCGGTGTTCTGGGCCTGCGGCGTCACGCCGCAGCAGGCCATCCGCTCGGCGCGGCCACCGTTTGCCATCACCCACAAGCCCGGCCACATGCTGGTCACCGACGTGCGCAACAGCCACCTCGCGGTGCTGTGA
- a CDS encoding branched-chain amino acid ABC transporter permease produces MTASALLQVLASGLLMGLIYGLIAVGLSLIFGLMDVVNFAHGEFMMLAMYATFGCFVFFHIDPVLALPLVAAAMFVLGAGVYGGVVRHAMRVKVNAGMVQIFATFGLATFIQGASQFLFSPDYRNIGDHGLLGGKTLELAGVYLPWPQVFGAVVSLVAFGGLYLLMKRTDFGRALEATREDKGAVALVGIDSNRVFALGWGLGAALVGVAGAVLSTFYYIHPQVGAAFATIAYITVALGGFGSVFGAFAAGIVVGLVEAVTAVVLPPAMKSMGIYALYLAIIFLRPQGLFGKL; encoded by the coding sequence ATGACCGCCTCCGCGCTACTGCAGGTACTGGCCAGCGGGCTGCTGATGGGACTGATCTACGGCCTGATCGCCGTGGGCCTGTCGCTCATCTTCGGCCTGATGGATGTCGTGAACTTTGCCCATGGCGAATTCATGATGCTGGCCATGTACGCCACCTTCGGGTGCTTCGTCTTCTTCCACATCGACCCGGTGCTGGCCCTGCCGCTGGTGGCAGCGGCGATGTTCGTGCTGGGCGCGGGCGTCTATGGCGGCGTGGTGCGCCATGCCATGCGCGTGAAGGTCAACGCCGGCATGGTGCAGATCTTCGCCACCTTCGGCCTGGCCACCTTCATCCAGGGCGCTTCGCAGTTCCTGTTCTCGCCCGACTACCGCAACATCGGTGACCACGGCCTGCTGGGCGGCAAGACGCTGGAGCTGGCCGGCGTCTACCTGCCCTGGCCGCAGGTGTTTGGCGCCGTGGTGTCGCTGGTCGCCTTCGGCGGGCTCTACCTGCTGATGAAGCGCACCGACTTCGGCCGCGCGCTGGAGGCCACGCGCGAGGACAAGGGCGCGGTGGCGCTGGTGGGCATCGACAGCAACCGCGTGTTCGCACTGGGCTGGGGCCTGGGCGCGGCGCTGGTCGGTGTGGCCGGCGCGGTGCTCTCGACCTTCTATTACATCCACCCGCAGGTGGGCGCGGCCTTTGCCACCATTGCCTACATCACCGTCGCGCTGGGCGGTTTCGGCAGCGTGTTCGGCGCCTTTGCCGCCGGCATCGTGGTCGGCCTGGTGGAAGCCGTGACCGCCGTGGTGCTGCCGCCGGCAATGAAGTCCATGGGCATCTACGCGCTCTATCTGGCCATCATCTTTCTGCGCCCGCAAGGCCTGTTCGGGAAACTATGA
- the pxpB gene encoding 5-oxoprolinase subunit PxpB yields the protein MSLPLITPLGDEALRIVLGDTLDPAINQRVCALAERINTAALAGVTDVLPAFASVGVYYRAPAVQRAVGETPFAALSRQLQPLLPDTALAAQAAPRTVDIPVCYGGEHGPDLAEAAAACGLTVEELLSLHQQPQEAQQVYMIGFAPGHPYIGQLDARIALPRRATPRTLVPAGSVAIANRQTVIYSLAAPGGWSLIGRTPLALFDGGRIDPCLLRPGDRVRFVPIDATAFAAWPAAGTEAA from the coding sequence ATGAGCCTTCCCTTGATCACGCCGCTGGGCGATGAGGCGCTGCGCATCGTGCTGGGTGACACGCTGGACCCGGCCATCAACCAACGCGTCTGCGCGCTGGCCGAGCGCATCAACACCGCGGCCTTGGCCGGCGTAACCGATGTGCTGCCGGCCTTTGCCAGCGTGGGCGTGTACTACCGCGCCCCGGCCGTGCAACGCGCCGTGGGCGAAACCCCTTTTGCCGCGCTGTCGCGCCAGTTGCAGCCGCTGCTGCCGGACACCGCCTTGGCCGCGCAGGCGGCGCCGCGCACGGTGGACATCCCCGTCTGCTACGGCGGCGAGCACGGCCCCGACCTGGCCGAGGCCGCCGCCGCCTGCGGCCTGACGGTGGAAGAACTGCTGTCCCTGCACCAGCAGCCGCAAGAGGCGCAGCAGGTCTACATGATCGGCTTCGCGCCCGGGCACCCCTACATCGGCCAGCTCGACGCGCGCATTGCCCTGCCACGCCGCGCCACGCCGCGCACCCTGGTGCCGGCGGGCTCGGTCGCCATTGCCAACCGGCAGACCGTCATCTACTCGCTGGCCGCACCTGGCGGCTGGAGCCTGATCGGGCGCACGCCGCTGGCGCTGTTCGACGGCGGCCGCATCGATCCCTGCCTGCTGCGCCCGGGCGACCGGGTGCGCTTTGTGCCCATCGATGCCACGGCCTTTGCCGCCTGGCCCGCCGCCGGCACGGAGGCCGCATGA
- a CDS encoding branched-chain amino acid ABC transporter permease translates to MQTSPSAPAATPSAANDAVRSFGVHRRGQLLIALLLFVLIALLPLVVQNAYLRNVLVLTLLYAALAQAWNILGGYCGQISLGHALYFGVGAYAVSKLYVAFGVLPWFGMLVGGGLAALLALVLGYGCFRLKGHYFSIATIVIAEMGLLLAHNWEWLGAASGIQWPFGPDSWATLQFARDKTPYVYFALGLLAVTWFACWLIEDSRWGYWWRAVKDNPDAAESLGVTVLPSKMAAAAISAFFTAVGGGFYAAFVSYVDPDSVMQFRFSLLIVLPVVLGGIGTLWGPILGAAILIPLTEFSRSYLGGSGSGLDLMIYGGLVMAVALLKPEGLIRLLPSRFSRKKEAAR, encoded by the coding sequence ATGCAGACTTCCCCTTCCGCGCCGGCAGCCACGCCGTCTGCGGCGAATGATGCGGTGCGCAGCTTTGGCGTGCACCGGCGCGGGCAACTGCTGATCGCGCTGCTGCTGTTTGTGCTGATCGCGCTGCTGCCGCTGGTGGTGCAGAACGCCTACCTGCGCAACGTGTTGGTGCTGACGCTGCTGTACGCCGCGCTGGCCCAGGCCTGGAACATCCTGGGCGGCTACTGCGGCCAGATATCGCTGGGCCATGCGCTGTACTTTGGCGTGGGCGCCTACGCGGTCAGCAAGCTCTATGTCGCCTTTGGCGTGCTGCCCTGGTTCGGCATGCTGGTGGGCGGCGGCCTGGCCGCGCTGCTGGCGCTGGTGCTGGGCTACGGCTGCTTCCGCCTGAAGGGCCATTACTTCTCGATTGCCACCATCGTCATCGCCGAGATGGGCCTGCTGCTGGCGCACAACTGGGAATGGCTGGGCGCGGCGTCCGGCATCCAGTGGCCATTCGGGCCCGACAGCTGGGCCACGCTGCAGTTCGCCCGCGACAAGACGCCCTATGTCTACTTCGCGCTGGGCCTGCTGGCCGTCACCTGGTTCGCCTGCTGGCTGATCGAGGACTCGCGCTGGGGCTACTGGTGGCGCGCCGTCAAGGACAACCCCGACGCGGCCGAGAGCCTGGGTGTGACCGTGCTGCCCTCCAAGATGGCGGCGGCGGCCATATCGGCCTTCTTCACGGCGGTGGGCGGCGGCTTCTACGCGGCCTTTGTGTCCTATGTCGATCCCGACAGCGTGATGCAATTCCGCTTCTCGCTGCTGATCGTGCTGCCGGTGGTGCTGGGCGGTATCGGCACGCTGTGGGGGCCGATATTGGGCGCGGCGATCCTGATCCCGCTGACCGAGTTTTCTCGCAGCTACCTGGGCGGCTCGGGCTCGGGCCTGGACCTGATGATCTACGGCGGCCTGGTGATGGCGGTGGCGCTGCTCAAGCCCGAAGGGCTGATCCGCCTGCTGCCCAGCCGCTTCAGTCGCAAGAAGGAGGCCGCGCGATGA